A stretch of Citrobacter amalonaticus Y19 DNA encodes these proteins:
- a CDS encoding antitoxin Xre/MbcA/ParS toxin-binding domain-containing protein, with protein sequence MKVFSPDVTKSNQHCLWQVVGLDNDGIGLMDKINHGLDGTVAKHISEWANITPSELRKMSGIPNTTFNRSIKDRFTADQSERLVRIIRVIERAVELFEGDKEAAHKWMNEANRGLSWKSPAEVVSSETGALEVMRLITRIEHGVYS encoded by the coding sequence ATGAAAGTTTTTTCTCCAGACGTGACCAAATCGAACCAGCACTGCTTATGGCAGGTTGTTGGTCTGGACAATGACGGTATCGGGCTGATGGACAAAATCAATCACGGTCTCGATGGCACAGTAGCTAAGCACATTTCGGAATGGGCTAACATCACGCCGTCTGAACTGCGCAAAATGTCGGGCATACCGAATACGACGTTTAATCGTAGCATCAAAGACCGTTTCACTGCCGATCAGAGCGAACGTCTGGTGCGCATTATCCGCGTCATTGAACGTGCTGTAGAGCTGTTTGAAGGTGACAAAGAAGCAGCGCACAAATGGATGAACGAAGCGAACCGTGGTCTGAGCTGGAAATCACCGGCAGAGGTTGTTTCTTCTGAGACTGGTGCGCTCGAAGTTATGCGCCTGATTACGCGTATTGAGCACGGGGTATATTCGTGA
- a CDS encoding RES family NAD+ phosphorylase, whose translation MILYRLTKTRYLMTAWSGLGAKEAGGRWNSVGTAMVYLSEAASLTMLETLVHINAPQLLDDFTLLSLDVPDEQIQTFDMNLLPDNWASQDAPAELAHYGDSWVESGSSIALRIPSALSPVEFNYLLNPAHPELFELMATVRKIPFRFDSRLK comes from the coding sequence GTGATCCTTTACCGTTTGACCAAGACTCGTTATCTGATGACTGCGTGGTCTGGTCTGGGTGCAAAAGAAGCGGGGGGCCGCTGGAACAGCGTTGGCACAGCAATGGTCTACCTGTCCGAAGCGGCCTCCCTTACCATGCTTGAAACGCTGGTACACATTAACGCACCGCAGCTACTGGACGACTTTACCCTGCTGAGTCTCGATGTACCGGATGAACAGATCCAGACATTCGACATGAACCTGCTTCCTGATAACTGGGCAAGTCAGGATGCTCCTGCCGAGCTGGCGCACTACGGTGATAGCTGGGTTGAAAGCGGTTCTTCAATCGCGCTACGTATCCCCAGTGCGCTGTCTCCGGTTGAATTCAACTACCTGCTGAATCCCGCTCACCCTGAACTCTTTGAACTGATGGCTACCGTCAGGAAAATTCCGTTCCGGTTTGATTCGCGCCTGAAATAA